The Achromobacter deleyi region GCGCTCGACGAAGTCGGGCAGCCAGTTGCGCGCATCGCCCACCAGCACGGCCACCGACGAGGCCATGCAGCGCTGGCCGGCCGCGCCGAAGGCGGCGCCCACCAGCTGGTTGAGCGCCACTTCCGGATCCGCGTCCGGCAGGATCACGCAGTGGTTCTTGGCACCCATCATCGACTGGCAGCGCTTGCCGGCGGCCGATGCGCGGTTGTAGATCTCGGTGCCCACCCGGGTGGAGCCGATGAACGATACCGCCTTGATGTCCGGGTGCTCGCACAGGCCGTTGGCCGTGTCCGGGCCGCCGTGCACCACGTTCAGCACGCCCGGGGGCAGACCGGCTTCCAGGGCCAGCTGGGCCAGGAACAGCGACGAGGTCGGGTCCTGCTCGGAGGGCTTGAGCACGAAGCTGTTGCCGCAAGCCACGGCGATCGGGAACATGAAGCAAGGCAGCATCACCGGGAAGTTGAACGCGGTGATGCCCGCGCACACGCCCAGCGGCTGGATCAGGGTGTAGACGTCGATGCCCGAGGCGGCGTTTTCGGCGTATTCGCCCAGCTGCAGATTGGCGATCGAGCAGGCATGCTCGACCACTTCCAGGCCGCGGCCGATTTCGCCTTCGGCATCCGGCAGGGTCTTGCCATGCTCGCGGGTAATCATCTCGGCCAGCTTGCCGGTGTTCGCGCGCAGCAGCTCCTGGAACTTCAGCATGACGCGCATCCGCGCGCCCTGCCCGCTGTTGCGCCAGGTCTTGAAAGCCTCCTTGGCGTTGGAGACGGCCAGGTCCAGCTCTTCGCGCGTGGCGAAGGGGACCTTGGCGACGACCTCCTGGGTGGCGGGATTGATCACGTCTCGCCATTCGGTGGTTTTGGACTGCACTAGCTTGCCGCCGATCAATAGCGGAACGCGCGGGACTTCACTCATTTTGATGCTCCTCACACTGCGTAGTCGATGCGGATGGAATCCGCGTTCTTGGACATTGCGGCGCGCCGCCGGACCGGGGTCCGCGGGCGCCGGCGGGTTGCCGAACCCGGCTTATTTCTTCACCAGCGGGCACAAGGAATCGGACAGGGGCTGGAAGGCTTCGGCCGCCGGAATGGTGGCCACCAGCTTGGAATAGTCCCAGCCGCCCTTGGATTCCGCGGGCTTCTTCACTTCGTACAGATACATGTCGTGGATCACGCGGCCATCGGGACGGATCGAGGCATTGCGCATGATCGGATCCTTGATGGGCAGCTCGCGCATCTTGTCGGCCACGACCTTGCCGTCGGTGCTGCTGGCAGCGGCCACCGAGCGCAGGTAATG contains the following coding sequences:
- a CDS encoding CoA-acylating methylmalonate-semialdehyde dehydrogenase; its protein translation is MSEVPRVPLLIGGKLVQSKTTEWRDVINPATQEVVAKVPFATREELDLAVSNAKEAFKTWRNSGQGARMRVMLKFQELLRANTGKLAEMITREHGKTLPDAEGEIGRGLEVVEHACSIANLQLGEYAENAASGIDVYTLIQPLGVCAGITAFNFPVMLPCFMFPIAVACGNSFVLKPSEQDPTSSLFLAQLALEAGLPPGVLNVVHGGPDTANGLCEHPDIKAVSFIGSTRVGTEIYNRASAAGKRCQSMMGAKNHCVILPDADPEVALNQLVGAAFGAAGQRCMASSVAVLVGDARNWLPDFVERSRKLKVNSGTDREADLGPLVSPNAKKRVESLIQKGVDEGAKLLLDGRNLKVSGFEQGNFVGPTIFDGVTENMTIYTEEIFGPVLCCVGVETLEDAVAFINRNPNGNGVALFTQDGGAARYFQNNIDVGQVGINVPIPVPVAWFSFTGSRGSKLGDLGPNGKQAVQFWTQTKTVTARWSAHAKTVNTTISMR